Proteins co-encoded in one Arachis hypogaea cultivar Tifrunner chromosome 11, arahy.Tifrunner.gnm2.J5K5, whole genome shotgun sequence genomic window:
- the LOC112723427 gene encoding ubiquitin carboxyl-terminal hydrolase 23 isoform X1 — protein sequence MVEASSIQAETLNPLDPSTTSASVLFHREIKFQLAKKPFKGFSSDYHIETLNPTTSEHRTPSSAMSVTPARRHDGSEFSEFGLDPELSFGITVRKIGAGLRNLGNTCFLNSVLQCLTHTEPLAAYLQSGKHKSSCHVAGFCALCAIQNHVSRALHASGRTLSPEDLVGNLRCISRNFQNARQEDAHEYMVNLLESMHKCCLPSGVPSESPSAYEKSFVHKIFGGHLRSQVKCQQCSFCSNKFDPFLDLSLEIFKAESLQKALANFTAAEWLDGGERQYNCQRCKQKVRALKQLTVHKAPYVLTIHLKRFHAHNPGQKIKKKVRFDCALDLKPFVSGSYQEGDVKYSLYGVLVHSGSSTHSGHYYCYVRTSNDMWYTLDDNRVYNVSEREVLNQQAYMLFYVRDRKNIVSRKSVDIIKKENGNTDSAAANQVLKGLSNGLAENKSREPSLNAQAQIKMSNFDSSVVSFTKYSLVQQKSCPSLTGSFVQNKKPISDPSSKEQPHKGSQGGLSIVGSEHECLSTLDNSRKENCLPSCVKSLVDPAGDNTDKNVISKDVKNESLLSTLTFSSPQTSAVHRTNGSSQFHKVEVSTAASMCDATVSIECKNSIGCQGLVPNESANSSLTTESVNQKTMKKPKKKFLKYHPLRMNIRSSLLLMTVLSSRKKIHKRKKIHKRSKCHNLKKKKMDKLSSNVGPSDDGTVIEKLVEGEFQRRVNQNSAVLATAAQGGNTSCSGSSTNQFEGRQVHSLQDGKRDKMHNKFMSIPSRGFEETVVPRWDDVELPRSQLLESRNNNPVTIGYVGDEWDEEYDKGKRKKLRSNKPSFGGPNLFQEIATEKSKSKKAKLDQSSSGNVPFRI from the exons ATGGTGGAGGCCTCGTCGATCCAAGCGGAAACGCTTAATCCTCTGGATCCTTCAACCACCAGCGCCTCTGTTCTATTCCACAGAGAAATTAAGTTCCAACTCGCCAAGAAACCTTTCAAGGGATTCTCTTCCGATTATCACATTGAGACGCTAAATCCTACTACCTCGGAACATCGCACACCTTCTTCTGCCATGTCTGTCACGCCGGCTAGGAGGCACGACGGTTCTGAATTCTCTGAGTTCGGCCTGGATCCGGAGCTCAGCTTTGGAATCACCGTTCGAAAAATA GGAGCTGGATTGCGAAATCTTGGAAATACTTGCTTCCTCAATTCGGTGCTGCAGTGTTTGACCCATACAGAGCCTCTGGCTGCATATCTACAAAGCGGAAAGCACAAAAGTTCAT GCCATGTTGCTGGATTTTGTGCTCTGTGTGCAATACAGAATCATGTAAGTCGTGCACTGCATGCATCTGGAAGAACATTATCCCCCGAGGATCTGGTTGGGAATCTGCGGT GCATATCACGAAATTTCCAAAATGCAAGGCAGGAGGATGCACATGAGTATATGGTCAACTTACTTGAATCAATGCATAAATGCTGCCTGCCTTCTGGTGTACCAAGTGAATCACCTAGTGCTTATGAGAAAAGTTTTGTTCATAAAATATTTGGTGGTCATCTGCGAAGTCAG GTGAAATGTCAGCAGTGTTCCTTTTGCTCCAACAAGTTTGATCCATTCTTAGATCTAAGCCTTGAAATTTTCAAGGCAGAATCATTGCAGAAAGCACTTGCAAATTTCACTGCTGCAGAATGGTTGGATGGAGGGGAGAGGCAATACAATTGTCAAAGATGCAAGCAGAAAGTTAGGGCTCTGAAACAGCTTACAGTTCATAAGGCACCTTATGTGCTAACTATTCACTTAAAGCGGTTCCATGCACACAATCCTGGACAGAAGATTAAAAAGAAGGTTCGGTTTGACTGTGCTCTGGACCTAAAACCTTTTGTCAGCGGCTCATAT CAGGAAGGAGATGTGAAGTACTCTCTCTATGGGGTTTTGGTTCATTCTGGTTCTAGCACTCATTCTGGACATTATTACTGCTATGTCCGCACATCAAATGACATGTGGTATACCTTGGATGACAATAGG GTATACAATGTCAGTGAGCGAGAAGTGTTAAATCAGCAGGCATACATGTTATTTTATGTTCGTGATAGAAAAAATATTGTTTCTAGGAAATCTGTTGATATTATTAAGAAAGAGAACGGAAATACGGATTCTGCTGCAGCAAACCAAGTATTGAAGGGTCTTTCCAATGGTCTGGCAGAAAATAAATCTCGTGAACCTTCTTTAAATGCTCAAGCTCAGATAAAAATGTCAAATTTTGACTCATCAGTTGTTTCCTTTACGAAGTACAGTCTGGTTCAGCAAAAAAGTTGCCCTTCATTAACAGGAAGCTTTGTTCAAAATAAAAAACCTATATCTGATCCTTCTTCCAAGGAGCAGCCACACAAAGGATCACAAGGAGGGCTCTCCATTGTTGGCTCAGAGCACGAATGCTTGTCAACACTAGATAATTCAAGAAAGGAGAACTGTCTCCCTAGTTGTGTGAAAAGTTTGGTTGATCCAGCTGGAGATAATACCGACAAGAATGTGATTTCGAAAGATGTTAAGAACGAATCTCTTTTGTCGACTCTTACCTTCAGTAGTCCACAGACTTCTGCAGTACACAGAACCAATGGGAGCTCCCAGTTTCATAAG GTTGAAGTTTCCACGGCTGCTTCTATGTGTGATGCAACAGTTAGTATAGAGTGTAAAAACTCTATTGGGTGTCAAGGATTGGTTCCTAATGAGTCGGCAAATAGCTCCTTGACTACAGAGAGTGTTAATCAAAAGACCATGAAAAAACcgaaaaagaagtttttgaaataTCATCCTTTAAGGATGAATATTCGTTCATCCTTGCTACTCATGACAGTTTTAAGCTCACGGAAGAAAATtcacaaaagaaagaaaattcacAAAAGAAGCAAGTGCCACAatcttaaaaagaaaaagatggatAAACTCTCATCAAATGTTGGGCCATCTGATGATGGCACTGTGATAGAAAAACTTGTTGAAGGTGAATTTCAGAGGAGAGTCAATCAGAACTCTGCTGTGCTAGCAACAGCTGCACAAGGAGGAAATACATCATGTAGTGGTTCATCGACTAATCAATTTGAAGGTAGACAAGTACATAGTCTACAAGATGGTAAAAGGGATAAAATGCACAATAAATTTATGAGTATTCCTTCCCGAGGGTTTGAGGAGACAGTTG TTCCACGGTGGGATGATGTAGAATTGCCTCGATCTCAGTTGTTGGAGTCAAGAAACAATAATCCTGTCACCATCGGATATGTTGGAGATGAATG GGATGAAGAATATGATAAGGGGAAAAGAAAGAAGTTGAGGAGCAACAAGCCTAGCTTTGGTGGCCCAAATCTTTTCCAAGAAATTGCTACCGAGAAGTCAAAGTCAAAAAAGGCCAAGTTGGACCAATCTAGCTCAGGGAACGTGCCATTCAGGATATGA
- the LOC112723427 gene encoding ubiquitin carboxyl-terminal hydrolase 23 isoform X2: MVEASSIQAETLNPLDPSTTSASVLFHREIKFQLAKKPFKGFSSDYHIETLNPTTSEHRTPSSAMSVTPARRHDGSEFSEFGLDPELSFGITVRKIGAGLRNLGNTCFLNSVLQCLTHTEPLAAYLQSGKHKSSCHVAGFCALCAIQNHVSRALHASGRTLSPEDLVGNLRCISRNFQNARQEDAHEYMVNLLESMHKCCLPSGVPSESPSAYEKSFVHKIFGGHLRSQVKCQQCSFCSNKFDPFLDLSLEIFKAESLQKALANFTAAEWLDGGERQYNCQRCKQKVRALKQLTVHKAPYVLTIHLKRFHAHNPGQKIKKKVRFDCALDLKPFVSGSYEGDVKYSLYGVLVHSGSSTHSGHYYCYVRTSNDMWYTLDDNRVYNVSEREVLNQQAYMLFYVRDRKNIVSRKSVDIIKKENGNTDSAAANQVLKGLSNGLAENKSREPSLNAQAQIKMSNFDSSVVSFTKYSLVQQKSCPSLTGSFVQNKKPISDPSSKEQPHKGSQGGLSIVGSEHECLSTLDNSRKENCLPSCVKSLVDPAGDNTDKNVISKDVKNESLLSTLTFSSPQTSAVHRTNGSSQFHKVEVSTAASMCDATVSIECKNSIGCQGLVPNESANSSLTTESVNQKTMKKPKKKFLKYHPLRMNIRSSLLLMTVLSSRKKIHKRKKIHKRSKCHNLKKKKMDKLSSNVGPSDDGTVIEKLVEGEFQRRVNQNSAVLATAAQGGNTSCSGSSTNQFEGRQVHSLQDGKRDKMHNKFMSIPSRGFEETVVPRWDDVELPRSQLLESRNNNPVTIGYVGDEWDEEYDKGKRKKLRSNKPSFGGPNLFQEIATEKSKSKKAKLDQSSSGNVPFRI; encoded by the exons ATGGTGGAGGCCTCGTCGATCCAAGCGGAAACGCTTAATCCTCTGGATCCTTCAACCACCAGCGCCTCTGTTCTATTCCACAGAGAAATTAAGTTCCAACTCGCCAAGAAACCTTTCAAGGGATTCTCTTCCGATTATCACATTGAGACGCTAAATCCTACTACCTCGGAACATCGCACACCTTCTTCTGCCATGTCTGTCACGCCGGCTAGGAGGCACGACGGTTCTGAATTCTCTGAGTTCGGCCTGGATCCGGAGCTCAGCTTTGGAATCACCGTTCGAAAAATA GGAGCTGGATTGCGAAATCTTGGAAATACTTGCTTCCTCAATTCGGTGCTGCAGTGTTTGACCCATACAGAGCCTCTGGCTGCATATCTACAAAGCGGAAAGCACAAAAGTTCAT GCCATGTTGCTGGATTTTGTGCTCTGTGTGCAATACAGAATCATGTAAGTCGTGCACTGCATGCATCTGGAAGAACATTATCCCCCGAGGATCTGGTTGGGAATCTGCGGT GCATATCACGAAATTTCCAAAATGCAAGGCAGGAGGATGCACATGAGTATATGGTCAACTTACTTGAATCAATGCATAAATGCTGCCTGCCTTCTGGTGTACCAAGTGAATCACCTAGTGCTTATGAGAAAAGTTTTGTTCATAAAATATTTGGTGGTCATCTGCGAAGTCAG GTGAAATGTCAGCAGTGTTCCTTTTGCTCCAACAAGTTTGATCCATTCTTAGATCTAAGCCTTGAAATTTTCAAGGCAGAATCATTGCAGAAAGCACTTGCAAATTTCACTGCTGCAGAATGGTTGGATGGAGGGGAGAGGCAATACAATTGTCAAAGATGCAAGCAGAAAGTTAGGGCTCTGAAACAGCTTACAGTTCATAAGGCACCTTATGTGCTAACTATTCACTTAAAGCGGTTCCATGCACACAATCCTGGACAGAAGATTAAAAAGAAGGTTCGGTTTGACTGTGCTCTGGACCTAAAACCTTTTGTCAGCGGCTCATAT GAAGGAGATGTGAAGTACTCTCTCTATGGGGTTTTGGTTCATTCTGGTTCTAGCACTCATTCTGGACATTATTACTGCTATGTCCGCACATCAAATGACATGTGGTATACCTTGGATGACAATAGG GTATACAATGTCAGTGAGCGAGAAGTGTTAAATCAGCAGGCATACATGTTATTTTATGTTCGTGATAGAAAAAATATTGTTTCTAGGAAATCTGTTGATATTATTAAGAAAGAGAACGGAAATACGGATTCTGCTGCAGCAAACCAAGTATTGAAGGGTCTTTCCAATGGTCTGGCAGAAAATAAATCTCGTGAACCTTCTTTAAATGCTCAAGCTCAGATAAAAATGTCAAATTTTGACTCATCAGTTGTTTCCTTTACGAAGTACAGTCTGGTTCAGCAAAAAAGTTGCCCTTCATTAACAGGAAGCTTTGTTCAAAATAAAAAACCTATATCTGATCCTTCTTCCAAGGAGCAGCCACACAAAGGATCACAAGGAGGGCTCTCCATTGTTGGCTCAGAGCACGAATGCTTGTCAACACTAGATAATTCAAGAAAGGAGAACTGTCTCCCTAGTTGTGTGAAAAGTTTGGTTGATCCAGCTGGAGATAATACCGACAAGAATGTGATTTCGAAAGATGTTAAGAACGAATCTCTTTTGTCGACTCTTACCTTCAGTAGTCCACAGACTTCTGCAGTACACAGAACCAATGGGAGCTCCCAGTTTCATAAG GTTGAAGTTTCCACGGCTGCTTCTATGTGTGATGCAACAGTTAGTATAGAGTGTAAAAACTCTATTGGGTGTCAAGGATTGGTTCCTAATGAGTCGGCAAATAGCTCCTTGACTACAGAGAGTGTTAATCAAAAGACCATGAAAAAACcgaaaaagaagtttttgaaataTCATCCTTTAAGGATGAATATTCGTTCATCCTTGCTACTCATGACAGTTTTAAGCTCACGGAAGAAAATtcacaaaagaaagaaaattcacAAAAGAAGCAAGTGCCACAatcttaaaaagaaaaagatggatAAACTCTCATCAAATGTTGGGCCATCTGATGATGGCACTGTGATAGAAAAACTTGTTGAAGGTGAATTTCAGAGGAGAGTCAATCAGAACTCTGCTGTGCTAGCAACAGCTGCACAAGGAGGAAATACATCATGTAGTGGTTCATCGACTAATCAATTTGAAGGTAGACAAGTACATAGTCTACAAGATGGTAAAAGGGATAAAATGCACAATAAATTTATGAGTATTCCTTCCCGAGGGTTTGAGGAGACAGTTG TTCCACGGTGGGATGATGTAGAATTGCCTCGATCTCAGTTGTTGGAGTCAAGAAACAATAATCCTGTCACCATCGGATATGTTGGAGATGAATG GGATGAAGAATATGATAAGGGGAAAAGAAAGAAGTTGAGGAGCAACAAGCCTAGCTTTGGTGGCCCAAATCTTTTCCAAGAAATTGCTACCGAGAAGTCAAAGTCAAAAAAGGCCAAGTTGGACCAATCTAGCTCAGGGAACGTGCCATTCAGGATATGA